The DNA sequence GGGGGTGCCCAGCCAAGTATGAAAAAATCTGGGACAGGTGGCGCTCAGACTCTGACACCAGCACTGGCCCAACAGCCTAATTCCTTTTGGGATGGACGAATATCATATATAATTACATTACCGCATTGACTCTGCACAGACATTGTCATCTATAAGCATCGTATCTGCATAATGTTTATTAATGTTTTGCGATTAGTACACACTGTTATGACCTTTCTTTTTTATACGCATGATTCCTGTATTGCCACAAAGTAACATGCACGTATATGTTGTATATGCAAATTGTTTAATAAAAcgttttgaaaggaaaaaaattgCATCCCATTGCTATCGTGATGGCCCCTCCATGCCTTCTCAGTGTTTTCTTCCTCCCTAcctcttcccccttctcttttctatttctctccccctcttcttctcTACCTTTACCGTCTGTTTCCTACACTTTTATGTTAGGATTATAAAAGATCCTCTGGATTGTATAGTGTTTTTCAGCGAGTCTGTTATGAACATCTTGAATTGACTAGAGAACCTTTCTATGTTGGCTTGGGATGTCACATATGTGTACGTTGTGTTTTCATTATGGCTTTGTTTTAACACAATAAAAATCATGCCATTGTGTCGTTTAATGAGGATGGAGGTAAAACTTGCACAACGACATGATAGATACGAGGACTTTCGTTTAAGGTGGACCCCCTGAATTAATATGGAAACAGATAATTTTAGGACCTTAATGTGAAGCTTTGTATCTGTGAAATTGATTAAGGTGGTAAAGTGAAATATGCCCTCTATTTGGGTATGCCTCTCTTATTGTCCTTATATCTTTGTTTCATTTTAAGGAAGTCCAATAGAGTTTTGGGAAAAATAATGATCATAATAATATTGATATAAGACGGAGAGGAAAGATACATAGGCATGTATAGAAATACATATGACTAGACTTTATACATAGTTATGTTTATTGAAGAGGAAGTATGAATACTGAAGGATTTTTGTATTCTCCCCTTTTATCTTTTATATCgtttacttcttctttttttttttattgtttttttttttcccctgtcaaTGAAAATTTACtaatttttataacattttttaatttgGCAAAACTGTGCCGCACAGCCACATAGGTCATTCACAggaatctgaaaaaaacaattactATTTGCCACTGCAGCAGAAGGACCTGTAGTTCTTAATGGAGCACAGGTGCAGTGACGTTATTGCATTTCTGGTCTATTGATACTTTCTCCGGTCCTGTAACCGAATGCCCATAGGGTACGAACCTGAGGCTgaaggaatagtctgcaggagtctAAGCATTGTACCTGTAATCCACTTATTACAGTTTCATTGCAAAATAATAGGTGGAGTTAAGCCCGGTACATACTGTACATGCCGAAATTCGTCAGGTTCAGCAGGAACTTTTGGTATGTGTGTACTCCTCTCTATTCAACAGAAAGTGGTCCAGCAACCAGCTTCTCTCACACGTTCATTCACTGATCTGTGTATATTGATGAGGAGCgagtcccctctgtcagaatacaatagtgtagcaggggagattcctccatccacatcgcTTGTGtagatgtcattttttttattttttcatttttgttcaaCCCAGGGACTTGATAAAAGTGAACTCTAGCTTTTTCTCATAATGACATTGCCAATCtgcttaaagccccgtacacacgatcggattttctaacaacaaaaccgtgtattgttttccaaaggatgttggctcaaacttgtcttgcatacacacggtcacacaaatgttggcccaaaattctgaacgtaagaacgcggtgacgtacaagacgtacaacgagccgagaaaaaggaagttcaatagccagtgaggctccttctgcttgattccgagcatacatgaacttttgtgcgactgatctgtgtacacacgatcggaaattccgacaacaagttttgttggcgaaaaatttgacaacctgctctcaaacatttgtgggtggaaattccgacagcaaatgttcgatgaagcatacacacggtcagactttccaacaacaagctcacatccaacatttgttgtcggaaaatccgtttgtgtgtacggggcataacagtggcggcccatccattaggggcgccactccatctctccactccacccccctatatgcaatgggtAGATTCATGCATAGCCACGGCCACCAcgaccaccccctattcatgcctcTAGCCATgttcagggcaccgggtgcatgaattacagtggctgggattttttttaagcacctgattagagccagaggctctactaggcttcaaaatagggtgggattGGGTCGCAGAGTATGCGCTCCGATccaacccaggtgtgttacaacagtgaatgaatatactgtttgctgcccctcccaaaaaaaaattccactgctGCTTAATAAACTATTCCCTGAAAAAGACTTGACAATAACGCTACATGTAAAATAGTTTAGTCATTCCTGCAACATTGCCAATGTCATATATAAGCAGGTGTTCGAACATAATAAAGGATATAGCTATAACACCAGTGTATAAATATGGTTATTTACAATGACAATAAAATACATAACAatttcaaaatattaaaaataatttaaaatagtaGCTACTAGCTAACATCTTTATTTTTAAGCAAGAAGACAGAGATCAGCTTCATACACATCAATTCTCTCTCTTCAGCTACTAATCTTAGTTAGCATTTTGTTAATAGCTTGTTTGACATGAGTCGTAGAACTTCTTCTTCTAGTCTTTCCTTGAACCATTTTGCGACGTTTTATTTCTCGGCATAGTTCATAAAAAGCATCAGTGATGTTTCCTTCACCGGTACATGCAGAGCATTCATAAAAAGCGCAGGACAGCTCTGCAGCCAGTCTCTCTCCTTCTTCTGTACTTACTTGCCGTGAATGCGTCAGGTCTGCTTTATTTCCTACTAGAATAAAAGTAACATTCTTGGGTTTTTTTACTTCATCTAACAAGTTCTTAAAGTACATGGCATCTTCAAAACTTCCTCTGTCAGTAATGTCATAAACAATAACAAAACCTTCACCCCAGCGTATGTGGCCATCTCTTTGCAAAGGGTCTTCCTGAGACAAGACAAAGTGAGAAACAGAAGATTATACACACtgcaaatgaaataaaataaaataacttatTCAAAATTACTTGAATAAAAAACAGAGAGAAAACATTATGTCACCGATTTCATTCAAACTAGAATTTGTAGAATATAAGTTATAGAAAAATATGAATTTGGCTGAAGAAGACAGCACTACATCCCTTAGTAAACTCAAAACATTGTGCCATGCAGGATGGGACTTTAGAGGTGCTGGAAACCCCCCTCTCAGAATAAAGGTCAATGAATAATTgaagtaaaaaagtatttttacataaatagtaaaaaaagacacgAGACATAATAGGGGTCTATCCCCTTAAAAACATGAATAATTGTTTCTACACATAATATCGAAACCATAACAAACACCCCTGAAGGTAGAGTTTTCATGTAATGAGTGGAGTGATCTATTATCTGAGGTGTTGCACCCATGTTTTGCGGACACATTTAGGAGATACATGTGAGTAGACTGTTATGTATTCTATGGGCAATGCATATGGGTTGGACCTTTTCCTTACTGAAATGTATTGTCAGGCTGTATAGGACTGAGGAGATAGACAAATGTAGCTTTTGTGTtctgtgtcattttgttttttattagcacAAATTTTGGGCTACTGACCAGACAAGTCTATGCTTCCTGGCATCTGCTCCCTGTTTTCTGGGGTTGGTGTCTGCAGCCTGGAGGTAGGGCTGGCCTTGACCTTGCCCATTTGTCTTTATCTGCACACTTTTCAGCATCCCTAACTGGTGTCGGAGTGAGGGGTACATGCGTCTCTCCTGACATCGCTAAATATAAATGCTCATTGTTTATGGATTGtatattatgtacagtatctcacaaaagtgagtacacccctcacatttttgtaaatattttattatatcttttcatgtgacaacactgaagaaatgacactttgctacaatataaagtagtgagtgtacagcttgtataacagtgtacatttgctgtcccctcaaaaactcaacacacagccattaatgtctaaaccgctgacaacaaaagtgagtaaacccctaagtgaaaatgtccaaataggggcgaaagtgtcaatattgtgtgtggccaccattattttccagcactgccttaaccctcttgggcatggagttcaccagagcttcacaggttgccacttaagtcatcttccactcctccatgatgacatcacagagctggtgaatgttagagaccttgcgctcctccactttccatttgaggatgccccacagatgctcaatagggtttaggtctggagacatgcttgaatgaagtccatcacctttaccctcagcttctttagcaaggcagtggttatcttggaggtgtgtttggggtcgttaacatgttggaatactgccctgcggcccagtctccaaaggaaggggatcatgctctgctttagtatgtcacagtacatgttggcattcatggttccctcaatgaactgtagctccccagtgctgtcagcactcatgcagccccagaccctgacactcccaccaccatgcttaactgtaggcaagacacacctgtctttgtactcctcaccgggttgccgccacatacacttgacaccatctgaaccaaataagtttatcttggtctcatcagaccacaggacatggttccagtaatccatgtccttagtctgctcgtcttcagcaaactgcagactttcttgtgcatcatctttagaaaaggcggacgacagccatgcagaccaatttgatgcagtgtgtggcgtatggtctgagcactgacaggctgaccccccaccccttcaacctctgcagcaatgctggcagcactcatatgtctatttcccaaagacaacctctggatatgatgcggatcacgtacactcaacttctttggtcgaccatggcaaggcttgttctgagtggaacctgtcctgttaaaccgctgtatggtcttggccaccatactgcagctcagtttcagggtcttggcaatcttcttatagcctaagccatctttatgtagagtaacaattctttttttcagatcctcagagagttctttgccatgaggtgccatgaccagtatgagagagtgagagcgataacaccaaatttaacacacctgctccccattcacacctgagaccttgtaacactaacgagtcacatgacaccggggagggaaaatggcttattgggcccaatttggacattttcacttaggggtgtactcacttttgttgccagcggttaagacattaatggatgtgggttgagttattttgaggggacagcacatttacactcttatacaagctgaacactcactactttacattgtagcaaagtgtaatttcttcagtgttgtcacatgaaaagatataataaaatatttacaaaaatgtgaggggtgtactcacttttgtgagatactgtatatgtagcgGTGCCCCCATGGGGTCGCTGCGTATTCTAGCTacacacatcaccctgcttggtcagacatccatttcaggcacactttctccagtcaatgaacagtctcttgcttgtttttgttgttgttgtttttattaggggattaaactgggatggggaaaagggacatgggatgtcAAAATGATTATTTTATAATCTTTTATAATCTTTCTCAGTTGAAATAAAGGTAGTTGAATCTAAATTGACAGTTTCTCCtacttcacatctcctccagcacactacttgagatcacttgctttcctctactgtccaattctagattcctgtcaccattagcacatggctagacctcactctgaataagtcctaacattttcctagtagccatttgCAGGCAGAGGTCTGCAGTCCCCTTAGttgtagcaaccattttagatgaaaagaatagttgtgctaactgatactcggtggactactgatcccagaaagtccggtgcaaatcctgccaacccttctggctgcagcgacttgacttcacaacaccacagtctctccctctggcttcacatgcaaatactggcatgtctctcccagagcttttCACTGTgattctcactcaccgaccccagCATGGATCCTTCTGGAATGACTTGCCTGGCATTGCTCCCCACTGtgctcctcctgctcctgttccagaacacctctcaatgaccgtgtagagagaggctccctcccagctcccgagctccaggcctgagttcacccccccagaaagggggttccctcaagggccacgacagtCTAACATGCCATctttcagttcttccacccgacaactcctcccacaacaggctgaccatgggtatatataggaggcctgcccaatgccaatcctagttggggattgatcagggctcccaaatacaccccatgtcactccagccaTCTGCCCTGTCTCTTTCCCAGAACcttctggaaacagaggaggcgccagagagattaagtacatgtcagtcacctgctgttacactaaaccactcccctgcccccagatcaaaaacaaacaggcctagctcacagctaggcctgtctaaatttacctgcactggcagtacacaaaaaacactactctagcaacctacctacctaaggtagagggtgctacatatatatttttgctttttcAGTTGTTTCAAACCACACATATCCCCTGAACCCTTTGAAGAAGCCAATACAGGCGAAACACGTCAGCCGGGAGGAGTTATCCTTCCCTGCTGTAACTTATATTAGATCTATAGTTTAATACTACtatttgtcatatatatatatatatatatatataatactacaTGTGAGAAGACAACTCAATCTTCAGGGGTGTTTGTTATGGTTTCGAAATTATGTATAGGAATAATTAGTCATGATTTTAAGGGAATAGACTCCTAGtttgtctcctgtcttttttactatttttgtaatTAATATATTTTTACCTTCAATTATGCATTGACCTTTTTTCCTGAGAGGGGGTTTCCAGCACCTCTAAAGTCCCATCCTACATGGTATAATGTTTTCAGAATTTGAAGAATGTTTGCATATGCCTAAATCAAAAAAGCAAGTTTTCATTACCTtacattattttgcttttttaaatttttaattgaaTATAGATTTTATAGTTCACTAAATTACAGCATTGATCAAATAAAGTTCCTGCACGCACATTGTTTAATAGATTTTTAAGATACTTTAACCATTAAAGCCAAAGTGAACCTGTAGTTTGTCCTTGCAGGGCAATACTATTGGTTGACTTTAACCTCTTTCCTCCCCAGCAGCGCACTCACCTTTCCTTTATTCACCTCCACTAGGTGCTCTGCATTGATCAATTTGAGAGCAGAGCATTTAGCCCAAATTAAAACAGTATCATTGAGGTTGGACAGTATCAGTGACCTGTCACAGGCGTACAGTCTGAAATGGTAATTTATTTTTGTCAATTAACTGCTTTATAAAAGGTGAGTGAGTTTGaaatggaggaacttgattggcctgcacagagttttgacctcaacccgatagaacacctttgggatgaattagaggggagactgcgagccaggccttcttttccacatcagtgcccaacctcacaaatgcgcttctggaagaatggtcaaacattcccatagttaaaggggttgtaaaggtgtttttttttttttttaaaaataacaaacatgtcatacttaccttcactgtgcagctcgttctgcacagagtggccccgaacctggtcttctggggtccctcggcggctgtctcagctcctccccgcaagcatttaccaccttcatgcgagctctctcgcacggtggtgagtgcttgcgggcgcgctcccgtgatacagccggcggctatagccgctcgctgtatcactcggccccgccccccggcgcgccgcgtcatcggatgtgattgacagcagcgcgagccaatggctgcgctgctttcaatccatccactgcagccaatcagcggccagggtgagcggaggaacagatgtcgggaacgcgaagctgactttcgaggcgtcaggtaagtaaaacgggggggctgggggcggcggttctgtcagaagttttttcaccttaatgcatagaatgcattaaggtgaaaaaacttttacctttacaacccctttaacaacaaGAGCTGACAGTGCTCAGGGGCTGGGGTGATTGATATTGACCACTGATGGCAATGACCCGCAAAGTACATCTAATATGCTAGTTGACAGTTTATTCACAAATAAGGTTAGAACAGTATATATGCCTTTGAGCATTGATTGTAACGTTACCGCTCTGACTGGAGGCTGGCTAGGGCACTGATGGATCCCTGTGTCCTGGATGGAAGACTCCAGGGTTGGGAGCCGGTCAATGGAACCACGAGTTGTGCAGCACAGGCAAAGAATCCAAGCCGGACCCACCGATGTGTGTGGATGGTGTCACTTTAGCTCTGGGCGCAAGCACAGTACTCTGAGGGGAGGGCTGCCGCCATCCATCCAGGATACAGTGATCCATCAGTGCCCCAGCCAGCCTCCAGTCAGCGCGGTAATGTTAAAACCAATGCTCAATGGCATATATACTTTTCTAATTTTATTTGTGAATAAACTGTCAACTAGCATATTAGATGTAATTTGTGGCTCATTACCATCACTGGTCAATATCGATCACACCAGCCCCTAAACGCTGTCAGCTCTTGTTGTTAACATTCTCTCCAGCATTCAATCCCATGCTATATTGACAGCAGCACAGTTCAGCTGAATGTACACAAATCCAGCATAAGGTGGTTAGCGCCTGGAACTCAGGTTTAAACATTCCCAttggcacactcctaaaccttgtggacagccttcccagaagagttgaatctgttatagctgcaaaaggtgggccaacttaatagtgaacactacagactaagactgggatgccattaaagttcatgtgcgtgtaaaggcaggtgtcacaatacttttggtattatagtgtatgttTTATCATTTTGTCTTGGCATAAGCTGTAAAGGACTGTGTCAGCAGGCTTTTGTTCAATTTAGATGGGTTTTGCATTGTCATACAAGTCTATGTAAGGGTGGTTTCATACTGCGGTTTTCGTGCAAGTTAGCTGCACTCTCCCATAGATTTCTAAGAGGCCCTGTGGTTTTGGTGTGGTTTCCAAAACTGCACCAAAACCGATGGACATCATAGAAGTTAATGGGTAAGCGCAGTTAACCTGCATGAAaactgcgggttagctgcactttgcccaaAGCGCAATGGGACCACACCAGGCAGTGTGAAGCTTTTGACGCAATATGGAATTACCTGTAAAGAAAAAGCCTTGAAACCTGACAAATTTCACCTAACTGACATTAGCAGATAAACGCCTCCGCTAACACAAGAGCTTTGATTAGAAGCAGGATGTAAAATAATATGTGCCTTTTCATTGAGAGATCTCACTAAATCTTCCCAAGGACACCTGTTCCTGACAAAGCGTTCAATAGAAACCACTGAATGGAGCGTAGGAGGGCTGACATTGCTTATAACAAGAAATCATTACTGCAAAATGTTTTCTGGTTACAAGGGAAACATGCATTTCACTTTGACAGGAAGTCCCAAATTTGCCTTAATTTAGGCATGTGCGCAAcagcataaggcagcccattcactcAAATGAGCTGTCCTACACATAACAATGTGCCAAAGTAGCTAATGCATCTTTTTGTTTGGCAGTGAGCCTCATGCATATTTGTAATGCACATTTTGGCATGTTTTTCTGCTAGCTGTGATtggggcagtggcggcccatccattaggggcacacggctgccgccccccccccccttttcttaagcacgtggttagagccagaggctctaaaaggcttaaaaaaagtgtgggctcgggatgcagagcactgcggccgaagcccacccagttgtgtgacaatagcaatgaATATTCGCTCCCCCGATTGGCCGAAATGAGATTCGATCAGATTCgccaccaggaggaggaaggaggagacgttGGGGAACCAAGATAGCAGTCGCCCGCAGTCTGGAGAGAAGCTGCCGTGGCGGCTggtggattgtttgcccccccaaaaaaaacaccagccgccactgaattggGGTGTCATTAAAAACTAACTGGTGCAATTTGGCACGAGTTTTTGGAAATGTGCGCAAAAGTGCACTTTTCTGTGCGTGTTCCTGGAATGCGAAGGTGTGAATAGGGTCCCAGGTCAAAGCAATCAAAATCCCTGAAGCAAATCAAATCTGGGAGATGGATTAACAAAAACCACTGCATAGTCGTTAGGAGAGTTGGAATATGTACAGTatgaatacctcccaactttttgatatgggaacaagggacacctattagcaaaagtaagtaggcataggacacaccccctgctacaccccttaaaggagaattgcaaaaaaaagattagttaacccacaagtgctttatttttacccactactattcctttatattggcttttgaaatttaaaatgcagcaattggatgaaaggtttagcactgggaaacacttcttaaaagataaaaagtacattttatatataactatatagatcagaccaaaatgagggacaaatgtggaagtgagagggacagagggactttgttccaaatcagggacagtccctcgaaatcagggacagttggaagctatgcagtGTGTTATAGCTGTAAGGTAACACAAGGGGCCTGATAAACAATCAGCTGTGCAACATTAACACATGCATGTTAAGAAGCCACCATGCAGGCATCTAAAAGGGCTTCTTTCTAGAGGGGAACGGAGAAGTGCTACCCTACAGGAGGTTGATTTTGCGTCCGCCGGACAGTCAAGGCCATTGGGGGACTGTGGCAAACTCAGAGCTAAAATCAAGTATAAgataa is a window from the Aquarana catesbeiana isolate 2022-GZ linkage group LG03, ASM4218655v1, whole genome shotgun sequence genome containing:
- the RERG gene encoding ras-related and estrogen-regulated growth inhibitor → MAKSTEVKIAVFGRAGVGKSALVVRFLTKRFIWEYDPTLESTYRHQTTMEDEIVTMEILDTAGQEDPLQRDGHIRWGEGFVIVYDITDRGSFEDAMYFKNLLDEVKKPKNVTFILVGNKADLTHSRQVSTEEGERLAAELSCAFYECSACTGEGNITDAFYELCREIKRRKMVQGKTRRRSSTTHVKQAINKMLTKISS